The Cryptomeria japonica unplaced genomic scaffold, Sugi_1.0 HiC_scaffold_146, whole genome shotgun sequence genome includes a region encoding these proteins:
- the LOC131866470 gene encoding nudix hydrolase 2-like gives MYFHVLLQINTEFVQVVGFRDGHNAPFGKSDLLFVCMLRSLSSNIVVQDTEISVAKWMAIEEFASQPKNQQSKLLKDMIGVCVANVNGQCEGFSGIGISSNSRKPSAFFCTALNSE, from the exons atgTATTTTCATGTACTCTTACAGATTAATACAGAATTTGTACAAGTGGTTGGGTTCAG GGATGGTCACAATGCCCCTTTCGGAAAATCCGATCTGCTCTTCGTGTGTATGTTGAGATCTCTTTCTTCTAATATTGTTGTGCAAGATACCGAAATTTCAGTAGCCAAG TGGATGGCAATAGAAGAATTTGCATCTCAACCTAAAAATCAGCAAAGCAAACTCCTAAAAGATATGATCGGCGTGTGTGTTGCCAACGTCAACGGACAATGTGAAGGATTTTCAGGCATTGGGATATCGTCCAACTCGCGCAAACCCTCTGCTTTCTTCTGCACTGCCCTTAATTCTGAGTAA